A window of Ovis canadensis isolate MfBH-ARS-UI-01 breed Bighorn chromosome X, ARS-UI_OviCan_v2, whole genome shotgun sequence contains these coding sequences:
- the MED12 gene encoding mediator of RNA polymerase II transcription subunit 12 isoform X4 translates to MAAFGILSYEHRPLKRPRLGPPDVYPQDPKQKEDELTALNVKQGFNNQPAVSGDEHGTAKNVNFNPAKISSNFSSIIAEKLRCNTLPDIGRRKPQVNQKDNFWLVTARSQSAINTWFTDLAGTKPLTQLAKKVPIFSKKEEVFGYLAKYTVPVMRAAWLIKMTCAYYAAISETKVKKRHIDPFTEWTQIITKCLWEQLQKMAEYYRPGPAGSGGCGSTIGPLPHDVEMAIRQWDYNEKLAMFMFQDGMLDRHEFLTWVLECFEKIRPGEDELLKLLLPLLLRYSGEFVQSAYLSRRLAYFCTRRLALQLDGVSSHSSHVMSAQSTSTLPTTPAPQPPTSSTPSTPFSDLLMCPQHRPLVFGLSCILQTILLCCPSALVWHYSLTDSRIKTGSPLDHLPIAPSNLPMPEGNSAFTQQVRAKLREIEQQIKERGQAVEVRWSFDKCQEATAGFTIGRVLHTLEVLDSHSFERSDFSNSLDSLCNRIFGLGPSKDGHEISSDDDAVVSLLCEWAVSCKRSGRHRAMVVAKLLEKRQAEIEAERCGESEAADEKGSIASGSLSAPSAPIFQDVLLQFLDTQAPMLTDPRSESERVEFFNLVLLFCELIRHDVFSHNMYTCTLISRGDLAFGAPGPRPPSPFDDPADDPERKEAEGSSSSKLEDPGLSESMDIDPSSSVLFEDMEKPDFSLFSPTMPCEGKGSPSPEKPDVEKEVKPPPKEKLEGTLGVLYDQPRHVQYATHFPIPQEESCSHECNQRLVVLFGVGKQRDDARHAIKKITKDILKVLNRKGTAETDQLAPIVPLNPGDLTFLGGEDGQKRRRNRPEAFPTAEDIFAKFQHLSHYDQHQVTAQVSRNVLEQITSFALGMSYHLPLVQHVQFIFDLMEYSLSISGLIDFAIQLLNELSVVEAELLLKSSDLVGSYTTSLCLCIVAVLRHYHACLILNQDQMAQVFEGLCGVVKHGMNRSDGSSAERCILAYLYDLYTSCSHLKSKFGELFSDFCSKVKNTIYCNVEPSESNMRWAPEFMIDTLENPAAHTFTYTGLGKSLSENPANRYSFVCNALMHVCVGHHDSDRVNDIAILCAELTGYCKSLSAEWLGVLKALCCSSNNGTCGFNDLLCNVDVSDLSFHDSLATFVAILIARQCLLLEDLIRCAAIPSLLNAACSEQDSEPGARLTCRILLHLFKTPQLNPCQSDGNKPTVGIRSSCDRHLLAASQNRIVDGAVFAVLKAVFVLGDAELKGSGFTVTGGTEELPEEEGGGGSGSRRQGGRNISVETASLDVYAKYVLRSICQQEWVGERCLKSLCEDSNDLQDPVLSSAQAQRLMQLICYPHRLLDNEDGENPQRQRIKRILQNLDQWTMRQSSLELQLMIKQTPNNEMNSLLENIAKATIEVFQQSAETGSSSGNAASNMPSSSKTKPVLSSLERSGVWLVAPLIAKLPTSVQGHVLKAAGEELENGQHLDTSSRKERDRQKQKSMSLLSQQPFLSLVLTCLKGQDEQREGLLTSLYSQVHQIVTNWKDDHYLDDCKPKQLMHEALKLRLNLVGGMFDTVQRSTQQTTEWAVLLLEIIISGTVDMQSNNELFTTVLDMLSVLINGTLAADMSSISQGSMEENKRAYMNLVKKLRKELAERQSDSLEKVYQLLPLPKPTRDVITCEPQGSLIDTKGNKIAGFDSIFKKEILFPLLQAFKVCVVFSKFQQLTISHFLEQGLQVSTKQKISPWDLFEGLKPSAPLSWGWFGTVRVDRRVARGEEQQRLLLYHTHLRPRPRAYYLEPLPLPPEDEEPPAPTLLEPEKKAPEPPKTDKPGAAPPSTEERKKKSTKGKKRSQPAVKTEDYGMGPGRSGPYGVTVPPDLLHHANPGSISHLSYRQSSIGLYTQNQPLPAGGPRVDPYRPVRLPMQKLPTRPPYPGVLPTTMTGVMGLEPASYKTSVYRQQQPAVPQGQRLRQQLQSQGMLGQSSVHQMTPSSSYGLQTSQGYTSYVSHVGLQQHTGPAGTMVPPSYSSQPYQSTHPSTNPTLVDPTRHLQQRPSGYVHQQAPTYGHGLTSTQRFSHQTLQQTPMIGTMTSLGPQGVQAGIRSASILPEQQQQQQQQQQQQQQQQQQQQQQQQQQYHIRQQQQQQQQQQILRQQQQQQQQQQQQQQQQQQQQQQAHQQQQQQAAPPQPQPQSQPQFQRQGLQQTQQQQQTAALVRQLQQQLSNTQPQPNTNIFGRY, encoded by the exons ATGGCGGCCTTCGGGATCTTGAGCTACGAACACCGGCCCCTGAAGCGGCCGCGGCTGGGGCCTCCTGATGTGTACCCTCAAGATCCCAAACAGAAGGAG GATGAATTAACGGCCTTGAATGTAAAACAAGGTTTCAATAACCAGCCCGCTGTCTCTGGGGATGAACATGGCACTGCCAAGAATGTCAACTTTAATCCTGCCAAG ATCAGTTCCAACTTCAGCAGCATCATTGCAGAGAAGTTACGTTGTAACACCCTCCCTGACATTGGTAGAAGGAAGCCCCAAGTGAACCAGAAGGACAACTTCTGGCTGGTGACTGCACGATCCCAGAGTGCCATTAATACTTGGTTTACTGATCTGGCTGGCACCAAGCCACTCACACAACTAGCCAAAAAG GTCCCCATTTTCAGTAAGAAGGAAGAAGTGTTTGGGTATTTAGCCAAATACACAGTGCCTGTGATGCGGGCTGCCTGGCTCATTAAGATGACCTGTGCCTACTATGCAGCAATCTCAGAGACCAAGGTTAAGAAGAGACATATTGACCCCTTCACAG AATGGACTCAGATCATCACCAAGTGCTTATGGGAGCAGCTTCAAAAGATGGCTGAATACTACCGACCAGGGCCTGCTGGAAGTGGGGGCTGTGGCTCCACTATAGGGCCCTTACCCCATGATGTTGAGATGGCAATCCGGCAGTGGGACTACAACGAGAAGCTGGCCATGTTCATGTTTCAG GACGGAATGCTGGACAGACATGAGTTCCTGACCTGGGTACTTGAGTGTTTTGAGAAAATCCGTCCTGGAGAGGATGAACTGCTTAAActgctgctgcccctgctgcTTCGA TACTCTGGAGAGTTTGTTCAGTCTGCATACCTCTCCCGCCGCCTTGCCTACTTCTGTACACGGAGACTGGCCCTGCAGCTGGATGGTGTGAGCAGTCACTCATCTCATGTGATGTCTGCTCAGTCGACAAGCACACTGCCCACCACCCCTGCTCCTCAGCCCCCAACTAGCAGCACACCCTCTACACCCTTTAGTGACCTGCTTATGTGCCCTCAGCACCGGCCCCTAGTTTTTGGCCTCAGCTGTATCCTTCAG ACCATCCTGCTGTGTTGTCCTAGTGCCCTGGTTTGGCACTATTCACTGACTGATAGTCGAATCAAGACTGGCTCACCACTTGACCACCTGCCTATTGCCCCCTCCAACCTGCCCATGCCAGAGGGCAACAGTGCCTTCACTCAGCAG GTTCGTGCAAAGTTGCGGGAGATCGAGCAACAGATCAAGGAGCGAGGACAGGCCGTTGAGGTTCGCTGGTCTTTTGATAAGTGCCAGGAAGCTACTGCAG GCTTCACCATTGGACGAGTACTCCATACTTTGGAAGTGTTGGACAGCCATAGTTTTGAACGCTCTGACTTCAGCAACTCTCTTGATTCCCTCTGTAATCGAATCTTTGGATTGGGGCCTAGCAAGGATGGGCATGAG ATCTCCTCAGATGATGATGCAGTGGTATCATTACTGTGTGAATGGGCTGTCAGCTGCAAGCGTTCTGGTCGGCATCGTGCGATGGTGGTAGCCaagctgctggagaagagacaggCAGAGATTGAGGCTGAG CGTTGTGGAGAATCGGAAGCTGCAGATGAGAAGGGTTCCATTGCCTCTGGCTCCCTTTCTGCTCCCAGTGCTCCCATTTTCCAAGATGTCCTCTTACAGTTTCTGGATACACAGGCTCCCATGCTGA cGGACCCCCGAAGTGAGAGTGAGCGAGTGGAATTCTTTAACTTGGTACTGCTGTTCTGTGAACTGATTCGACATGATGTTTTCTCCCACAACATGTACACTTGCACCCTCATCTCCCGAGGGGACCTTGCCTTCGGAGCCCCTGGTCCCCGGcctccctctccctttgatgacccGGCTGATGACCCAGAGCGCAAGGAGGCtgagggcagcagcagcagcaagctggaG GATCCAGGACTCTCAGAGTCTATGGACATTGACCCTAGCTCCAGTGTGCTCTTTGAGGACATGGAGAAGCCTGATTTCTCA TTGTTCTCCCCCACTATGCCCTGTGAGGGGAAGGGCAGTCCATCCCCTGAGAAACCAGATGTTGAGAAGGAGGTGAAGCCCCCACCCAAGGAGAAGCTAGAAGGAACCCTTGGGGTTCTTTATGACCAGCCGCGGCATGTGCAGTATGCCACACACTTTCCCATCCCCCAG GAGGAGTCATGCAGCCATGAGTGCAACCAGCGGTTGGTCGTACTGTTTGGGGTGGGAAAGCAGCGAGATGATGCCCGCCATGCCATCAAGAAAATTACCAAGGATATCCTGAAGGTTCTGAACCGCAAGGGGACAGCAGAAACTG ACCAGCTTGCTCCTATTGTGCCTCTGAATCCTGGAGACCTGACATTCTTAG GTGGGGAGGATGGACAGAAGCGGCGACGAAACCGACCTGAAGCTTTTCCCACTGCCGAGGATATCTTTGCTAAGTTCCAGCATCTTTCGCATTATGACCAACACCAGGTCACGGCTCAG GTCTCCCGGAATGTTCTGGAGCAGATCACGAGCTTTGCCCTTGGCATGTCGTACCACTTGCCTCTGGTGCAGCATGTGCAGTTTATCTTCGACCTCATGGAATATTCACTCAGCATCAGTGGCCTCATCGACTTTGCTATTCAG CTGCTGAATGAACTGAGTGTAGTCGAGGCCGAACTGCTTCTCAAATCCTCAGATCTGGTGGGCAGCTACACCACGAGCCTGTGCCTGTGCATCGTGGCTGTCCTGCGCCACTATCACGCCTGCCTCATCCTCAACCAGGACCAGATGGCACAGGTCTTTGAGGG GCTGTGTGGCGTAGTTAAGCATGGGATGAACCGGTCCGATGGTTCCTCTGCAGAACGCTGTATCCTTGCATATCTCTATGATCTGTACACCTCCTGTAGCCATTTAAAGAGCAAATTTGGGGAACTCTTCAG TGACTTCTGCTCCAAGGTGAAGAACACCATCTACTGCAATGTGGAGCCATCAGAGTCCAACATGCGCTGGGCACCTGAGTTCATGATCGACACTTTAGAGAACCCCGCTGCTCACACCTTCACCTACACGGGGCTAGGCAAGAGTCTTAGTGAGAACCCTGCTAACCGCTACAGCTTTGTCTGCAATGCCCTTATGCACGTCTGTGTGGGGCACCATGATTCGGATAG GGTGAATGACATCGCCATCCTGTGTGCAGAGCTGACCGGCTATTGCAAGTCACTGAGTGCAGAGTGGCTGGGAGTGCTTAAGGCCTTGTGCTGCTCCTCTAACAATGGCACTTGTGGTTTCAACGACCTCCTCTGCAATGTAGAT GTCAGTGACCTGTCTTTTCACGACTCCCTGGCCACTTTTGTTGCCATCCTCATCGCTCGGCAGTGTTTGCTCCTGGAGGATCTGATTCGCTGTGCGGCCATCCCTTCACTCCTTAATGCTG CTTGCAGTGAACAGGACTCTGAGCCAGGGGCCCGGCTTACCTGCCGCATCCTCCTCCATCTTTTCAAGACACCTCAACTCAATCCTTGCCAATCGGATGGAA ACAAGCCTACTGTAGGAATCCGCTCCTCCTGTGACCGCCACCTGCTGGCTGCCTCCCAGAACCGCATCGTGGATGGAGCTGTGTTTGCTGTTCTCAAGGCTGTGTTTGTACTTG GGGATGCGGAACTGAAGGGTTCGGGCTTCACTGTGACAGGAGGAACAGAAGAACttccagaggaggagggaggaggtggcAGTGGCAGTCGGAGGCAGGGTGGCCGCAACATCTCTGTGGAGACAGCCAGTCTGGATGTCTATGCCAAGTACGTGCTACGCAGCATCTGCCAGCAG GAATGGGTAGGAGAACGTTGCCTTAAATCGCTGTGTGAAGACAGCAATGACCTGCAAGACCCAGTGTTGAGCAGTGCCCAGGCCCAGCGCCTCATGCAGCTTATCTGCTACCCACATCGGCTGCTGGACAACGAGGATGGGGAAAACCCGCAGCGGCAACGCATTAAGCGTATTCTCCAG AACTTGGACCAGTGGACCATGCGCCAGTCTTCGTTGGAACTACAGCTCATGATCAAGCAGACCCCTAACAAT GAGATGAACTCCCTCTTAGAGAACATCGCCAAGGCCACAATCGAGGTTTTCCAACAGTCTGCAGAGACAGGGTCATCTTCTGGAAATGCTGCAAGCAACATGCCCAGCAGCAGCAAGACCAAGCCTGTGCTCAG CTCCCTAGAACGCTCGGGTGTATGGCTGGTGGCTCCTCTCATTGCCAAATTGCCCACCTCAGTCCAGGGGCATGTGTTAAAGGCTGCTGGGGAAGAATTGGAGAACGGCCAGCACCTGGACACCTCTTCCCGCAAAGAACGTGATCGACAAAAGCAAAAGAG CATGTCCCTGTTGAGCCAGCAGCCCTTCTTATCCCTGGTGCTGACATGTCTGAAGGGGCAGGATGAGCAGCGTGAGGGACTCCTTACCTCCCTCTACAGCCAGGTCCACCAG ATTGTGACTAACTGGAAAGATGACCATTATTTAGATGATTGCAAACCAAAGCAGCTAATGCATGAGGCACTCAAACTGCGGCTCAACCTG GTGGGGGGCATGTTTGACACAGTGCAGCGCAGCACCCAGCAGACCACGGAGTGGGCTGTGCTCCTCCTGGAGATCATCATCAGCGGCACTGTCGACATGCAGTCCAACAA TGAGCTCTTCACCACTGTCCTGGACATGCTAAGCGTGCTCATCAATGGGACCCTAGCTGCAGACATGTCCAGCATCTCCCAGGGCAGCATGGAGGAAAACAAACGTGCCTACATGAACCTGGTGAAGAAGCTGCGG AAAGAGTTGGCGGAACGCCAGTCGGATAGTCTGGAAAAAGTTTACCAGCTGCTGCCACTGCCCAAGCCGACTCGAGACGTGATCACGTGTGAGCCGCAGGGCTCCCTTATTGACACCAAGGGCAACAAGATTGCTGGCTTCGACTCCATCTTCAAGAAGGAG ATACTTTTCCCTCTCCTGCAAGCCTTCAAGGTCTGTGttgtattttccaagtttcaGCAGCTCactatttctcattttctggAGCAGGGTCTTCAGGTTTCCACCAAACAAAAGATCTCTCCCTGGGATCTTTTTGAGGGCTTGAAGCCATCAGCGCCACTGTCTTGGGGCTGGTTTGGAACAGTCCGGGTGGACCGGCGCGTGGCCCGTGGAGAGGAGCAGCAGCGACTGCTGCTGTACCACACACACCTGAGGCCCCGGCCCCGCGCCTACTACCTGGAGCCACTGCCACTGCCTCCAGAAGACGAGgaaccccctgcccccaccctgctaGAGCCTGAAAAAAAGGCTCCAGAGCCCCCCAAAACTGACAAACCTGGAGCTGCTCCACCCAGCACTGAGGAACGCAAGAAGAAGTCCACCAAGGGCAAGAAGCGCAGCCAGCCTGCCGTCAAGACAGAA GACTATGGAATGGGCCCAGGCCGAAGTGGCCCCTACGGAGTGACAGTACCTCCAGACCTCCTGCACCATGCCAACCCTGGCTCCATCTCCCACCTTAGCTATAGGCAGAGCTCCATAGGCCTCTACACCCAGAACCAGCCACTGCCAGCAG GTGGCCCCCGCGTGGATCCATATCGCCCCGTGCGGTTACCAATGCAGAAGCTGCCTACCCGCCCACCTTACCCCGGAGTGCTGCCCACGACCATGACTGGTGTCATGGGACTGGAACCTGCCTCCTACAAGACGTCTGTGTACCGACAGCAGCAGCCTGCAGTGCCCCAAGGACAGCGCCTTCGCCAACAGCTCCAG AGTCAAGGGATGTTGGGACAGTCATCTGTCCATCAGATGACTCCCAGTTCTTCGTACGGTTTGCAGACCTCCCAG ggCTATACTTCTTATGTTTCTCATGTGGGATTGCAGCAACACACAGGCCCTGCAGGTACCATGGTGCCCCCCAGCTACTCCAGCCAGCCTTACCAGAGCACCCACCCTTCTACCAATCCTACTCTTGTAGATCCTACTCGCCACCTGCAGCAGCGGCCCAGTGGCTATGTGCACCAGCAGGCCCCAACCTATGGACATGGGCTGACCTCCACTCAAAG GTTTTCCCACCAGACACTGCAGCAAACACCCATGATAGGCACCATGACCtcactgggcccccagggtgTCCAGGCCGGCATCCGGTCAGCTTCCATCCtgcctgagcagcagcagcagcagcagcaacagcagcaacagcagcaacagcagcaacagcagcaacagcagcagcagcaacagcagtaccATAtccggcagcagcagcagcagcagcagcagcaacagatccTGCGG cagcaacagcagcagcagcagcaacagcagcagcagcagcaacagcagcaacagcagcagcaacaagcacaccagcagcaacagcagcaggcgGCTCCtcctcagccccagccccagtcccAGCCCCAG TTCCAGCGCCAGGGGCTTCAGCAgacacagcaacaacaacagacaGCAGCTTTGGTCCGGCAGCTCCAACAACAGCTCTCCA ACACCCAGCCACAGCCCAATACCAACATATTTGGACGCTACTGA